In Pseudoalteromonas piratica, the following proteins share a genomic window:
- the dnaJ gene encoding molecular chaperone DnaJ, with protein sequence MSKRDYYEVLGVGKDASDRDIKKAYKRLAMKYHPDRTAGDKELEAKFKEVKEAYEILGDSQKRQTYDQFGHAAFEQGGGGGHGGFGGGADFGDIFGDVFGDIFGGGGGGRRQSRQQRGADLRYNLDLSLEEAVRGKDVEIKVPTWVSCEPCDGTGAKKGSKPQTCGTCHGHGQVQMRQGFFAVQQTCPTCSGTGQIISDPCNSCHGQGRVEKTKTLSVKIPAGVDTGDRIRLAGEGEAGQHGAPAGDLYVQVSVREHPIFVRDGSNLYCEVPLSFTTAALGGEIEVPTLDGRAKLKIPSECQTDKMFRMRGKGVKSVRGGAVGDLICKVIIETPVNLNERQKELLRELEESMGGNSSRHRPKEQGFFDGVKKFFDDLTK encoded by the coding sequence ATGTCAAAACGCGATTATTATGAAGTATTAGGCGTTGGGAAAGACGCTAGCGATCGTGATATTAAAAAGGCATACAAACGCCTTGCGATGAAGTATCACCCAGATCGTACCGCTGGCGACAAAGAATTAGAAGCTAAGTTTAAAGAAGTAAAAGAAGCTTACGAAATTCTTGGTGACAGTCAAAAGCGTCAAACGTATGACCAATTTGGACACGCAGCCTTTGAACAAGGTGGTGGCGGTGGTCACGGTGGTTTTGGCGGTGGTGCTGACTTTGGCGATATATTCGGGGACGTATTTGGTGACATTTTTGGCGGTGGAGGCGGCGGCCGTCGTCAATCTCGTCAACAACGTGGTGCTGATTTACGTTACAACCTAGATCTTAGTCTAGAAGAAGCGGTACGCGGTAAAGACGTTGAGATTAAAGTACCTACTTGGGTGTCATGTGAACCGTGTGATGGAACGGGTGCGAAGAAAGGATCTAAACCACAAACTTGTGGTACATGTCATGGCCATGGCCAGGTACAAATGCGCCAAGGATTCTTTGCTGTTCAACAGACGTGTCCTACGTGTAGTGGTACAGGTCAAATAATTTCTGATCCATGTAATAGTTGTCATGGTCAAGGCCGTGTTGAAAAGACGAAAACGTTATCAGTTAAAATCCCAGCAGGCGTTGATACAGGCGACCGTATCCGTTTAGCAGGTGAAGGTGAAGCAGGTCAACATGGCGCGCCAGCCGGCGACTTATACGTACAAGTATCTGTTCGTGAACACCCAATATTTGTGCGTGATGGCAGCAACTTATATTGTGAAGTGCCACTTAGTTTTACAACGGCAGCCCTTGGTGGCGAAATAGAAGTGCCAACGTTAGATGGTCGTGCAAAACTAAAAATTCCTTCTGAATGTCAGACAGATAAAATGTTCCGCATGCGTGGTAAAGGCGTTAAATCGGTTCGTGGTGGCGCGGTTGGTGATTTAATTTGTAAAGTGATTATTGAAACACCAGTTAATCTTAATGAACGACAAAAAGAACTTTTACGTGAATTGGAAGAAAGTATGGGCGGTAATAGCTCTCGTCATCGTCCAAAAGAGCAAGGCTTCTTTGATGGCGTTAAAAAGTTTTTTGATGACCTCACTAAGTAA
- a CDS encoding methyl-accepting chemotaxis protein, translating into MNYPWIDKANKIFSVVLIGQFLITLVVAFFTQTWLEGFLIGLFILGLPLFLINTAPFAKVTRHAVAIAVQLFAALHIQQTMGLTELHFEIFVMLAFLSCYRDWQVILTSVLFVAVHHVVFYIVQMQSAGLYIFEDGHLHFYVLVIHALFAVTEGAVLMYVAKHSHRESVIGHNLSSSVNEILSKDGSFNLSAFSDEQHDENDFNKLMASFTRFIKQTKQVSINVLERSEMVSTLSDEVENAIDENVSQINLIATATEQMTVANGNVANQAGEANESASDAFTRTDKTKQIIDNSTSNIENLKGDLSATSQTIGELASKCNQIEEVMNAIKSISDQTNLLALNAAIESARAGEHGRGFAVVADEVRQLAMKTRQNAEQISEITAALTNEASSSVEQMDKCLVRAEDTVVQAKEASEMMMGVVENIESMVNNMASVAAAASEQATVSVSISESTQTLSQNSENLKVNSNESSLRFQEMKNDIENLNSELARFEL; encoded by the coding sequence ATGAATTATCCCTGGATTGATAAAGCCAATAAGATTTTTTCAGTGGTGCTTATTGGTCAATTTTTGATAACTTTAGTTGTCGCTTTTTTCACTCAAACCTGGCTTGAAGGGTTTCTGATTGGTTTATTTATTCTAGGTCTACCCCTTTTTCTCATTAATACGGCGCCTTTTGCTAAAGTGACACGTCATGCTGTTGCGATTGCAGTACAGTTATTTGCAGCCCTGCATATACAACAAACGATGGGCCTTACTGAGCTTCATTTCGAAATATTTGTCATGTTGGCATTTCTAAGTTGTTACCGCGATTGGCAAGTAATCTTAACCAGTGTGCTATTTGTTGCTGTGCATCATGTTGTTTTTTATATTGTTCAAATGCAAAGTGCAGGTTTATATATTTTCGAAGATGGGCATCTACATTTCTATGTTTTAGTAATCCATGCATTGTTTGCTGTTACCGAAGGCGCGGTCTTAATGTACGTGGCTAAACATTCTCATAGAGAATCTGTTATTGGACACAATTTGTCATCGTCTGTGAATGAAATTCTGAGTAAAGACGGCAGTTTTAATCTCTCTGCATTTTCTGATGAGCAACACGATGAAAATGATTTCAACAAACTAATGGCCTCATTTACGCGTTTTATAAAGCAAACAAAACAAGTGAGTATCAATGTGCTCGAACGTTCCGAAATGGTCTCAACATTGAGTGACGAAGTTGAAAATGCGATTGATGAAAATGTAAGTCAGATAAATTTAATTGCAACTGCAACCGAACAAATGACAGTGGCAAACGGAAATGTTGCAAATCAAGCTGGTGAAGCAAATGAAAGTGCATCTGATGCATTTACCCGTACTGATAAAACTAAACAAATTATCGATAACTCAACGAGTAATATAGAAAACTTAAAAGGCGACCTGTCTGCCACTTCACAAACTATTGGTGAATTGGCGTCTAAATGCAATCAAATTGAAGAAGTAATGAATGCCATTAAGTCGATTTCAGACCAAACCAACTTACTTGCACTTAATGCTGCAATTGAATCAGCCCGAGCAGGTGAGCATGGCAGAGGTTTTGCGGTTGTTGCTGATGAAGTGAGGCAGTTGGCAATGAAGACTCGTCAAAATGCAGAGCAAATCTCGGAAATTACAGCAGCACTCACCAATGAAGCGTCGTCTTCTGTTGAACAAATGGATAAATGCTTAGTGCGTGCAGAAGATACGGTTGTGCAAGCAAAAGAAGCATCAGAAATGATGATGGGTGTGGTTGAAAATATTGAGAGTATGGTAAATAACATGGCATCAGTTGCCGCTGCAGCGAGTGAGCAGGCTACCGTATCAGTTAGTATCTCTGAATCAACGCAAACATTGTCACAAAATTCTGAAAATTTAAAAGTTAACAGCAATGAATCGAGCTTGCGTTTTCAAGAAATGAAAAATGATATTGAAAACTTAAATAGTGAGTTAGCTAGATTTGAACTTTAA
- a CDS encoding DUF6436 domain-containing protein, producing MSLLFLSVLKINRFDSNGSLTAEAMDINFDKKFVKAVSSQLEHVAGSVIHFEANNCFCQTVANEHVNAVKILASEFNLTNHTVNLSKDNAFNIPSVPAVAVINHQGLLTYLGPYSSGMFCAEGDGLVEPYLMNKNPEYSKLGATIITDAKGCYCSVS from the coding sequence GTGAGTTTACTGTTTTTATCAGTGTTAAAAATCAATAGGTTCGATAGCAATGGCAGCCTTACTGCTGAGGCAATGGATATTAATTTTGATAAAAAGTTTGTTAAAGCAGTTAGTAGTCAATTAGAACATGTTGCAGGTTCAGTAATCCACTTTGAAGCTAATAACTGTTTTTGCCAAACGGTAGCTAATGAACATGTAAATGCTGTAAAAATATTAGCCTCAGAATTTAATTTAACTAACCACACCGTTAATTTGTCAAAAGATAATGCGTTTAACATACCTTCCGTGCCTGCTGTAGCCGTAATAAATCACCAGGGGTTGTTGACTTATTTAGGGCCATATTCAAGTGGCATGTTTTGTGCTGAGGGAGATGGATTGGTAGAACCGTATTTGATGAATAAAAACCCCGAATACTCAAAGCTCGGGGCAACAATTATTACGGATGCAAAAGGGTGCTACTGCAGTGTTAGCTAA
- the hisIE gene encoding bifunctional phosphoribosyl-AMP cyclohydrolase/phosphoribosyl-ATP diphosphatase HisIE → MKIDFSNISQLDFSKSELMPAIVQDAHTGQILMQGFCNAEAVEKSLEIGKVTFYSRSKQRLWTKGESSENYLELVSVHTDCDQDSLLFMALPKGPTCHLGTQSCFGDASPDLSFLGTLNKVIAQRKHDDPKESYTASLFAKELSRSCQKVGEEGVEVALAAMKNDNEELLNESADLLYHLLVLLQRQNLDISEVVTTLKARHK, encoded by the coding sequence ATGAAAATAGATTTTTCCAACATTTCACAACTTGATTTTAGTAAAAGTGAATTAATGCCCGCAATCGTGCAAGATGCGCATACTGGTCAGATATTAATGCAAGGTTTTTGTAATGCAGAAGCTGTTGAGAAGAGCCTTGAAATTGGCAAAGTCACATTTTATAGCCGTTCAAAGCAACGTTTATGGACTAAGGGTGAAAGCTCTGAAAATTACCTAGAATTGGTCTCTGTTCATACCGATTGTGATCAAGACTCTTTGTTGTTTATGGCACTACCGAAAGGGCCAACTTGTCATCTTGGTACGCAAAGTTGTTTTGGTGATGCTTCACCAGATCTAAGCTTTCTTGGTACGCTAAATAAAGTGATTGCTCAACGCAAGCATGACGACCCAAAAGAAAGCTATACTGCCAGCCTGTTTGCAAAAGAGCTTAGCAGAAGTTGCCAGAAAGTTGGCGAAGAAGGTGTAGAAGTCGCTCTCGCAGCGATGAAAAACGATAATGAAGAACTACTTAATGAGTCTGCTGATTTGCTTTATCACCTGCTCGTGTTATTACAACGCCAAAATTTAGATATCAGCGAAGTTGTTACCACGTTAAAGGCCCGCCATAAATAA
- the hisF gene encoding imidazole glycerol phosphate synthase subunit HisF, with product MLSKRIIPCLDVKNNQVVKGVKFKEHEVVGDILQLADAYSKAGADELVFYEITASVEKRLLDVSWVEQIARYINIPFCVAGGIKSVADAAKVLEMGADKISINSPAIARPELIKELHDEFGKQCVVVGIDSFYDKESDQYLVYQLTGDPNAASQTRYKTEEWVKQVQDLGAGEIVLNCMNQDGVRRGYDNTQLSKIRAICDVPLIASGGAGQIQDFADVFTTSNVDGALAASVFHKGLIDINDLKTELKRQDIAVRL from the coding sequence ATGCTATCAAAACGCATAATTCCTTGTCTTGATGTAAAAAATAACCAAGTTGTTAAAGGTGTAAAGTTTAAAGAGCACGAAGTTGTGGGAGACATTTTGCAACTTGCAGATGCTTATTCTAAAGCCGGAGCAGATGAGTTAGTCTTTTATGAAATCACAGCCAGTGTTGAAAAGCGCTTGCTCGATGTATCATGGGTTGAGCAAATCGCACGCTATATTAACATCCCATTTTGCGTTGCTGGCGGTATAAAATCCGTTGCTGATGCAGCAAAAGTACTTGAGATGGGTGCTGACAAAATCAGCATCAATAGCCCAGCAATAGCCAGACCTGAACTCATTAAAGAATTACATGATGAGTTTGGTAAGCAATGCGTAGTAGTGGGTATTGATAGCTTTTATGACAAGGAAAGTGATCAGTACTTAGTATATCAGCTCACCGGCGATCCTAATGCTGCCAGCCAAACACGCTACAAAACCGAAGAATGGGTTAAGCAAGTGCAAGATTTAGGTGCTGGAGAAATAGTGCTTAATTGCATGAATCAAGATGGTGTGCGTAGAGGTTATGACAACACTCAACTTAGTAAAATTCGTGCAATCTGCGATGTTCCACTTATTGCTTCTGGTGGCGCTGGGCAAATACAAGATTTTGCTGATGTATTTACTACCAGTAATGTGGATGGCGCGTTAGCTGCTTCAGTTTTTCATAAAGGGTTAATTGATATTAATGACCTTAAGACTGAACTAAAAAGACAGGATATAGCAGTAAGATTATGA
- the hisA gene encoding 1-(5-phosphoribosyl)-5-[(5-phosphoribosylamino)methylideneamino]imidazole-4-carboxamide isomerase: MIIPALDILQNRIVRLYQGKYDTAQFYDFDFKSRLTEYANSGAERIHIVDLEGARDPDKKQWQFIQEASNALKIPFQIGGGIRSESDISTWLNAGVHQVVIGSKAVTEREQVKNWINQFGADKFVIALDVNKDGDTWRPATHGWLEKSPFDLFDLIAFYRELGVVDFLCTDISKDGTMTGPSFALYRDILAQFSDIKVQASGGVSSLEDIKQLKDQGVAGIILGKSLLDNAFTAKEAVACYQNA, translated from the coding sequence ATGATTATTCCCGCTTTAGATATTTTACAAAATCGTATTGTTAGACTATACCAAGGCAAGTACGACACTGCTCAGTTTTATGATTTTGACTTTAAATCACGATTAACTGAGTATGCAAATTCAGGTGCTGAACGAATTCACATTGTGGATTTGGAAGGCGCAAGAGACCCGGACAAAAAGCAATGGCAGTTCATTCAAGAAGCATCAAACGCGCTCAAAATACCCTTTCAAATCGGCGGCGGTATACGAAGCGAGTCCGACATATCCACTTGGCTGAACGCCGGCGTACATCAAGTTGTGATTGGCTCGAAAGCAGTGACCGAGAGGGAACAAGTCAAAAATTGGATAAACCAATTTGGCGCGGATAAGTTTGTAATTGCATTAGATGTTAATAAAGATGGTGATACATGGCGTCCAGCAACCCATGGTTGGTTGGAAAAATCCCCTTTTGACCTGTTTGATTTAATTGCGTTTTACCGAGAACTTGGTGTTGTAGACTTCTTATGCACTGACATCAGTAAAGATGGTACGATGACAGGTCCTTCATTTGCTCTTTACCGTGATATTTTAGCTCAATTCAGCGATATTAAGGTGCAAGCATCTGGTGGCGTTAGTTCGCTAGAGGATATCAAACAACTTAAAGATCAGGGTGTTGCTGGCATTATTTTAGGCAAGTCACTTCTTGATAATGCCTTCACAGCCAAGGAGGCAGTAGCATGCTATCAAAACGCATAA
- the hisH gene encoding imidazole glycerol phosphate synthase subunit HisH, which translates to MIAIINTGCANINSVRFAFERLGEQVEVITDPNKLKEFERAVLPGVGHASVAMQRLIDNDWQAAISSFDKPLLGICLGMQLMCDKTEEGSVETLSIIPGQLKALESNQLTLPHMGWNSLNIKTNHPIFEGINESDQVYYVHSFAHVPNKYTVATSDYGTEFSAIIAKDNFIGMQFHPEKSADVGERLLKNFLAL; encoded by the coding sequence ATGATTGCAATAATCAATACAGGATGTGCCAATATAAACTCGGTTAGATTTGCGTTTGAACGCCTCGGTGAACAAGTGGAAGTAATTACCGACCCTAACAAGCTTAAAGAGTTTGAACGTGCAGTTTTACCTGGTGTTGGGCATGCGAGTGTCGCAATGCAACGTTTAATCGACAATGACTGGCAAGCTGCAATATCGAGCTTTGATAAGCCATTACTTGGAATATGTCTTGGTATGCAATTAATGTGTGACAAAACAGAGGAAGGTTCTGTCGAAACACTCAGCATTATTCCAGGTCAACTCAAGGCACTTGAAAGCAATCAATTAACCTTGCCTCACATGGGATGGAATTCGTTAAATATCAAAACAAACCACCCCATTTTTGAGGGTATTAATGAAAGTGACCAAGTCTATTACGTGCATAGCTTCGCCCATGTGCCTAATAAATACACTGTCGCAACAAGTGATTATGGCACTGAATTTTCAGCCATTATTGCAAAAGATAATTTTATTGGTATGCAATTTCACCCAGAGAAGTCTGCTGATGTAGGCGAGCGATTGCTTAAGAACTTTTTAGCTTTATAG
- the hisB gene encoding bifunctional histidinol-phosphatase/imidazoleglycerol-phosphate dehydratase HisB, with translation MQQPYLFIDRDGTLVEEPAIDKQLDTLEKLVFEPGVIPALLQLQAAGYRLVMVSNQDGLGTDSFPQADFDAPHDKMMQVFTASGIKFDDILICPHFDDENCACRKPKTGLLKELMQSGKVDLANSYVIGDRQTDIGLAENLCCEGILYTSNWNEIVTKLTTQNRTGLVVRNTNETQISVELNLDSGKQGEVMTGLGFFDHMLDQIRTHANIGLNIRAKGDLHIDEHHLVEDVGIAFGQALKQALGPKAQIGRYGFALPMDECKAEAQLDLSGRASFVINSNFSREKVGDLDVQMVEHFFKSVTDNADISLILSVSDGNCHHQVEGLFKAFSRALRTAIAKDASQTTASSKGCL, from the coding sequence ATGCAACAACCATATTTATTTATTGACCGCGACGGTACTTTAGTTGAAGAACCAGCCATTGATAAACAGTTAGACACACTTGAAAAGCTGGTGTTTGAACCCGGTGTTATTCCAGCCTTGTTGCAACTACAAGCTGCAGGCTACCGCTTAGTGATGGTGTCAAATCAAGACGGACTAGGTACAGATAGCTTTCCGCAAGCAGATTTTGATGCGCCGCACGACAAAATGATGCAAGTATTTACCGCCTCAGGCATTAAATTTGACGACATTTTAATTTGCCCACACTTTGACGACGAAAACTGTGCATGTCGTAAACCAAAAACAGGTTTGTTAAAAGAGTTAATGCAATCGGGCAAAGTAGACTTAGCTAACTCATACGTTATCGGTGACAGACAAACAGATATTGGTCTTGCAGAAAATCTATGCTGTGAAGGTATTTTATATACCAGTAATTGGAATGAGATAGTAACAAAGCTTACTACTCAAAACCGTACTGGTTTGGTAGTTCGTAATACCAATGAAACACAAATTTCAGTTGAACTTAATTTAGATTCAGGCAAGCAAGGCGAAGTAATGACAGGCCTTGGCTTCTTTGACCACATGCTTGATCAAATTCGTACCCACGCAAATATTGGATTAAATATTCGCGCAAAAGGTGACTTACACATTGATGAACATCACCTTGTTGAAGATGTTGGTATTGCTTTTGGACAAGCGTTAAAACAAGCACTTGGGCCAAAAGCACAAATCGGCCGCTATGGCTTCGCACTACCAATGGACGAGTGTAAAGCTGAAGCGCAACTTGACCTATCTGGACGTGCGTCTTTTGTAATAAATTCCAATTTTAGCCGTGAAAAAGTAGGTGATTTAGATGTACAGATGGTAGAGCACTTTTTCAAAAGTGTGACAGATAATGCGGATATCAGTTTAATTTTAAGTGTGTCTGATGGCAATTGTCACCACCAGGTTGAAGGCCTGTTTAAAGCCTTCTCCCGTGCGTTACGAACCGCGATAGCCAAAGATGCCTCGCAAACCACTGCTAGCTCTAAGGGGTGTTTATGA
- the hisC gene encoding histidinol-phosphate transaminase, which translates to MSNKFAPEYIQSLKAYSSAKSQKLTGSTWLNANESPYINDYDISLNRLNRYPDPQPEAVINAYADYAGVSSDNILMTRGADEGIELLVRTFCQNGKDSITQFVPTYGMYKVTADSSNVALNNLTQTDLINAPVEQLVEKSNGAKLVFVCNPNNPTGNTISLDRIRSIVSAFNDKALVVVDEAYIEFCDELSSAKFVNEFGNLVVLRTLSKAFALAGLRTGFVLSNPSLINTMRKVLAPYPVSGIVAQIAEQALSSCNIQRVKRQVAILNDNRKALELQLRQCKQVVEILPSNANFVTVRLSDKKFIDSAMQNGLIMRPFTLYDQDTWLRISIGSEQELNVVFNWLIEING; encoded by the coding sequence ATGAGTAATAAATTTGCCCCTGAATATATTCAGTCTTTAAAAGCATACAGTTCTGCTAAAAGTCAAAAACTTACTGGCTCTACATGGCTAAATGCTAATGAAAGCCCATATATTAATGATTATGATATTTCGTTGAACAGACTCAATCGTTACCCAGATCCACAACCAGAAGCCGTGATTAACGCGTATGCAGATTATGCAGGTGTATCATCTGACAACATTTTAATGACACGTGGCGCGGATGAAGGGATTGAACTCTTGGTTCGTACATTTTGCCAAAACGGTAAAGACAGCATCACGCAGTTTGTACCTACCTATGGTATGTATAAAGTGACTGCCGATAGCAGCAATGTAGCATTAAACAACTTAACACAAACCGATTTAATTAATGCACCTGTAGAACAGTTAGTTGAAAAATCAAATGGCGCCAAACTGGTCTTTGTTTGTAATCCAAATAACCCGACAGGGAATACCATTAGTCTGGACCGCATTAGATCAATAGTGTCAGCATTTAACGATAAAGCACTCGTTGTCGTTGACGAAGCTTATATTGAATTTTGTGATGAGCTCTCTTCAGCTAAATTTGTAAATGAGTTTGGTAATCTAGTTGTACTACGCACGCTTTCAAAAGCGTTTGCCTTAGCAGGACTAAGAACGGGTTTTGTACTCAGTAACCCATCGTTAATCAACACTATGCGTAAAGTACTGGCACCCTACCCTGTATCAGGCATTGTGGCACAAATAGCTGAGCAAGCTTTGAGTTCATGCAATATTCAGCGCGTTAAACGTCAGGTCGCAATTCTCAATGACAACCGTAAAGCATTAGAGCTTCAACTTCGACAATGCAAACAGGTTGTTGAAATACTGCCAAGTAACGCCAATTTTGTCACTGTAAGACTCAGCGACAAGAAGTTTATTGATAGTGCAATGCAAAATGGCCTGATTATGCGCCCCTTTACCCTTTATGACCAAGATACTTGGTTACGTATAAGTATTGGCTCAGAGCAAGAGCTTAATGTTGTATTTAATTGGCTAATAGAAATTAACGGATAA
- the hisD gene encoding histidinol dehydrogenase yields the protein MEIWSALSSEQQAALLTRPAQQDVSTLQSNVQRIIESVKNEGDNALKQFNREFDKNFCDSLIVPQSQIEQSGELISDNLKAAIDQAFANITKFHAAQLPQTKVIETQPGVVCELRYQAINAVGIYVPGGTAPLPSSVLMQGSLAKLSGAETIVLATPVKGEQDVNPAILYAAKLCGVTTLVKSGGAGVISAMAYGTESIPKVNKIFGPGNSFVTMAKQLVAQQCTGLAIDMPAGPSEVLVIADSGANPKFVASDLLSQAEHGADSQVVLLSDDKTLIDQVKQEIDVQLQVLSRSDIAKQALANSPFILVESIEQAIKVSNQYGPEHLIVQTRNASELTDKFYNVGSLFVGDYTPESAGDYASGTNHVLPTYGYSQVYSALNLMDFFRTYTVQTISKQGLTTLANSILPIADAEGLDAHANAVKIRLEEQ from the coding sequence GTGGAAATTTGGTCAGCGCTCAGTAGTGAGCAACAAGCAGCGCTGTTAACACGTCCAGCGCAACAAGACGTTTCAACACTGCAATCAAATGTGCAGCGTATAATCGAAAGTGTAAAAAATGAGGGTGATAACGCGCTTAAGCAGTTTAATCGCGAGTTTGATAAAAACTTCTGTGATTCTTTAATCGTGCCTCAATCTCAGATTGAGCAATCGGGAGAATTGATTAGTGATAACTTAAAAGCGGCAATCGACCAAGCATTTGCAAATATTACAAAGTTTCACGCAGCGCAATTACCACAGACTAAGGTAATAGAAACCCAACCTGGTGTGGTATGTGAATTGCGTTACCAAGCGATAAATGCTGTTGGTATATATGTACCTGGAGGCACTGCGCCTTTGCCTTCCTCAGTATTGATGCAGGGATCACTTGCTAAGCTAAGTGGTGCTGAAACAATTGTGCTGGCCACACCTGTTAAAGGTGAGCAAGACGTTAATCCTGCAATTTTATATGCTGCAAAACTATGTGGTGTAACTACGTTAGTTAAATCAGGTGGCGCAGGGGTCATTTCAGCAATGGCTTATGGCACCGAGTCTATACCGAAAGTAAACAAAATTTTTGGTCCTGGTAATAGCTTTGTGACTATGGCTAAGCAATTGGTTGCACAACAATGCACAGGACTTGCTATTGATATGCCAGCAGGTCCTTCTGAGGTGTTAGTGATTGCTGATTCTGGTGCAAATCCTAAATTTGTAGCTTCAGACCTGCTATCACAAGCAGAACACGGGGCTGATTCACAAGTAGTGCTGTTATCTGATGATAAAACCTTAATAGACCAGGTTAAACAGGAGATTGACGTTCAACTTCAAGTGTTAAGCCGTTCCGATATTGCAAAGCAAGCACTGGCCAATTCACCTTTTATTTTGGTTGAAAGTATAGAGCAAGCAATTAAGGTATCTAATCAATATGGGCCTGAACACTTAATCGTACAAACACGTAATGCCAGTGAGTTAACCGATAAGTTTTATAATGTTGGTTCATTATTTGTGGGTGACTACACGCCAGAGTCTGCAGGTGATTATGCATCTGGAACAAACCATGTTTTACCAACATATGGATACAGCCAAGTGTATTCTGCGCTCAACTTAATGGATTTCTTTAGAACTTACACAGTACAAACTATTAGTAAGCAAGGTTTAACAACGCTTGCTAATAGTATTTTACCTATAGCGGATGCAGAAGGATTAGATGCCCACGCAAATGCTGTAAAAATACGTTTAGAGGAGCAATAG
- the hisG gene encoding ATP phosphoribosyltransferase, with protein MSDNNRLRIAIQKSGRLSKDCQDLLKQLGVKLNLREQRLIAHATNMPIDVLRVRDDDIPGLVMDGVCDLGIVGENVLVESQAERQAQKLNANVTKLAKLDFGYCRLALAWPQELGQQPLSWFEGKKIATTYPEILKQFLKAQGINASTVLLSGSVEVAPRAGLADAICDLVSTGATLEANGLLQGETILESNACLIQNPAMDNPQKQALLDTLLPRLKAVRQAKESKYIMLHAPKSRLDEICELLPGTGKPTVLSLAGTDDLVALHMVSSETLFWETMEALKEKGASSILVMPIEKMME; from the coding sequence ATGAGTGATAACAACCGTCTACGCATTGCAATTCAAAAATCTGGTCGTTTATCAAAAGACTGTCAGGACTTACTTAAACAGCTCGGTGTAAAGCTAAATTTGCGCGAGCAACGTTTAATTGCACATGCGACTAATATGCCTATTGATGTTCTACGTGTCCGTGATGATGACATCCCTGGATTAGTGATGGATGGCGTATGTGATCTAGGTATTGTTGGCGAAAATGTGCTGGTTGAAAGCCAAGCAGAACGACAAGCACAAAAATTAAACGCAAATGTGACTAAACTGGCAAAACTTGATTTTGGTTATTGTCGTCTTGCACTGGCTTGGCCCCAAGAATTAGGTCAGCAACCGCTTAGCTGGTTTGAAGGAAAAAAAATAGCCACAACTTATCCTGAAATATTAAAACAATTTTTAAAAGCACAAGGTATCAACGCATCGACTGTATTGTTGTCCGGTTCTGTAGAGGTTGCTCCTCGTGCTGGCCTTGCCGATGCAATTTGTGATTTAGTTTCAACAGGTGCAACACTCGAAGCAAATGGTTTATTGCAAGGTGAAACAATCCTTGAATCAAATGCCTGTCTAATCCAAAACCCTGCAATGGATAACCCACAAAAACAAGCTTTGCTTGATACTTTACTGCCGCGTTTAAAGGCTGTACGTCAAGCAAAAGAAAGCAAGTACATCATGTTGCACGCGCCAAAATCACGTCTTGATGAAATTTGTGAACTCCTGCCAGGGACTGGTAAACCGACCGTGCTCTCTCTTGCTGGTACTGATGACTTAGTTGCCTTACACATGGTGTCAAGTGAGACATTATTTTGGGAAACAATGGAAGCACTTAAAGAAAAAGGTGCCAGTTCCATTCTTGTAATGCCAATTGAAAAAATGATGGAGTAA